The DNA window CCAGCTCCTGGATCTTCATCTGGTTCGCATAGGATGCCAAGATGGCGTTGCAGATCTCGATAAtgctgcgcaggcgcaggtATGCCTCCTCGGCAGTGTACTGCTGCGTTGTCACGAGCAAGTCGATCTTGTTCAACACGAGGCACATCGACAGCCCCTCCTGGTAAGTTTGGCGCAGGATGGACGACGTCTGCTGGGTgacgccatccacgacgtcgacgatgacgacggcaCCGTCGCACAGACGCATTGCCGTGGACACTTCGCACGAGAAGTCGATGTGTCCGGGGGAGTCGACGAGGTTCAGCACGTGGGTTTTGCCAGCGTAAgcgtggtgcagcgcgaTAGAGCTGGCCTTCATGGTTATGCAACGCTCCTGCTCATCAGGCCGGGAGTCGAGCAGCCGCACCTCACCTGCCAGCTGCGGGGAAAGGATGCCGTTGCTGGCGACGAGGTAGTCGCTGAGGGTAGTCTTGCCATGATCCACGTGGGCGACCATGCAGAAGTTGCGGATGTTCTCCGGCTTTTCGCTCAGTTTCTGCACAGCATCTGCCATGCGAACGCTCATGGTATGCGGATGATAAAGCGCGTACGGTTGCGtgcagctgtgtgcgtgtgtgtgtggggggggggagaggagggacgctgcggcggcagtcTTGCGGCGGTGATGAGCCCTCTTTTTTAGCGTACGTCTGGGCGTGTGTGGCGAACCGTGGaggtgtgcacgtgcgttgAGTGGATACAGAGAgatgtatgtgtatgtgcgtgtgtgtgtgtgtgtgtgtatgacAGTtgtgcagacacacacacactaacACTCACCCACACAGACAGTGAAGTGCAACTGCgtcatgtgtgcatgtgtgcgcgtccaGGGGCGGAGAGGCACAATGATGCGATAAAACAACGCGAAGAGGACAGAAAGGAGGACAAGAAGATGCATCACAAGTGCGGCAGGGGTGTGCTGCGATTCGCACAGCTTCCCTCATCCTccgtcctcccccctctctccccctacCCGGCGACGCCCATGCATCGTTTGgcatgtgcacacacacgtgtgcgtgtgctgcaagacaaggaggggaggggtgaatAGCGGTGGTGAGCAGGCTCCTGCATTCATTCCTTGACAACTTCTATCACCACATACACATGCGAATGCTGCCGTAGGGCGATGAAGAACAGGAAATGGCGATTGTCCCGTGTAGACCGCGTCATGCACcgcgacacgcgcgcacagacagGCACCAGTCAAGGTAATGCCGACAACCTCTCGGCAGCCGCTTCCATTTGAATTGGTTTGCTTTCGTGTATGTCCTACTACTACTACAACGAGGTCAGGGAAGGGGTTGAcggcgacgcacacgcgccgctCTCTTGGTTATGCAGCCTTGTAACGGGATCCCTTCTTGTTTTGGCGCACACTCGCCGTGTTCGACTTCCCACCGTTACTGCACCGGCTGGCCtctgtcctcctcgccgccgtaTGCGCTCCTCAAACACCCCGAGTGAGGGGTGTACAAAGACACAGCGCCAGACAAGTGTTTTCAGGCTGGAGAAGGAATAGGCGGAGGTCGGAGAAAAAGGGCAGAGCTACGAGAGGGGCAACAAGTGCGCGCGCGATGGCGGATGGTACCTGGGGCGCTGGAAGATCATGTCAGCACCGGCTGGGGGGGGTATGCGCCCTCACTGTCTCTCACTCcatctcgccctctctccatTCTCCTGAACGTATCTGCGTCTGTGATTAGCTGGGTCACTCGCACTTTAGAACTTCTCGGGCTGGTTCTTGGGCAGCATCACGAAGAAGCCGTCGGAGCCGGTCTCGCCCGAGTACGACTTCTCCTTCGGCATCAGGAAGTACAGGTAGATCAGCATGACAAAGTACCCCACGCCCTGCACGTACTTCTTGCGCGACTGGATCTCGATAAGGTCGGTCGTTGACACATCCCACGGCTTCTTTGTATGATGCTGGTAGTACTTCGCCTCCGGTGCTGGCATCTTGTCCACCTTCACGTCGATCGGCTGGAAGTATGTCCAGGGCATGTACGAATCGTAGATGGCCGTATTTGGCTCCGGgaacggcgaggaggagcggatGCCGCGCTCGTTCATCGGGAAGGCGTTCTGGATGTCGGATATGTTGTTGTTGTCACCACCCGTGTGGAAAGTCGGGCCGTTGCCTACGAGCGCCCTGCGAGTGGCCGCGATGGCGCAAACGGACGTCTTGCGCATCATTGTATCGGAATGGAGCAAagcgaagagaagagggcgaagggggcggtggtgtgaGGGACTGCCAAACGTGCGCGATAAGCGGACACTGTGAGGCGTCGGTATGGGAGAGAGACGTGTTTtgggaaggaggagagggcgccagcgtgtgcgcgcgttggTGTGTtgagaggagaaggcagtgcgtgtgtgtgtgtgaatgGGGGATGTGTTGCACAagggcgccagcggcagcacaagcagcggcggcgggagagTGCCCATACAGACACCatgggagaaagggaggagaggtgcaaggggtgggaggagaggaggaggggaaagtGGCGCGGCACAACAACCCACGTCTGCCACTGTCTGTAGGCAAGGGAGCGAGATGCGCACAGCGGTGGGTGTAGTTGGCTGTGCGTCACTGCAGACGGCGGCATCAGGCAcagagcacacacgcacgctaTACATGAAAGGCGACTCCGTTCGAAAAAGGATGGCGTGAGGGAGAGAATtacgaagacgccgacgctgAGAGGAGCGGGGCGAGTAGAGGGTGACACATGGGCGCAAACGCGTACACGCGACAAGACAATTTGTTCTCCTTGCCGCCTCACGAGCGCGCTCACACTTCGGTCTCGACAATGATGATGCCAAAGATGTCCATAAGAAATGCGAGACATGAGAGGGGGTGAACCGACTGGAACGAGTGGGAGTGGGTGCAGGCGGTTGGCGCAGATACTGCCCATGCGgtctctcccttctctcaAACGCCCGCGCATGTAAATGGGAGCGAGGGGGCAagagcggcacacgcgcgtacgAGACCACCTTAGCGATGCGCGCTGAGAGCGCCATCATTGGTGTTCGCCATGCGCCCGCTTTTGTGGCAATCCGGTGTTGCCCTTCAACCGCGCGAGGGCCAGCAAACGGCACAGCAGATCCGCCAGCCAAGCCTCGGTCACACCAGTCTGGCTGTTCGCGTGCACGCCCTCGATTTCCACCTCGAAGTTTGGACACTGCTGgtcgtcggcgccgacgcgcgtAAAGGCGTACTCGAAGGACCCTGACGTTGCTGTCCACCGCCGCTTGCGACGAACGTACCCTTGCGGCTTTACAGCAGGCGCACTCGTTGCTGCACTCGGCACCTCCGTGCTGATGGAGACACGAATGTCGTACGGGCAGCCCGGCACGAGCACCTCGACGTTGCACAGCCGCCTCTTCGCGATGCACCCGACAAACGATTCTGACCCGTCTTCGGCAACGGCGTACGTGTAGCGGCCAGTTTTCGTAATGACATCCTCCGTCACGGACTGCTGGAACGGCAaggcctccgcctcttccgcgACATGCGCCTTCATCCTGGAGAAGTCTTCCGCGCTCACACCGACTTGAATGCGAAGATGTCCGTCTTTCACAATACGCGGTGCATCGCGTGATGGGATTGATGTAGGGGTAGCGCCAACAGGGGCCTTCTGCGTGCTCTCACGTGCTCGCTTCTGAGGCTGGCCGAGGTTACAAAGTCGCGCCTCGACCTCGATGTGCGACTCCGACAAGAAGGGCTTCAGACGAGCGAGGAGCGACGCCGCTACTTCGAGCAACGGATGTGGATCAGGAGAAGCCTCACCATCGCCTGGAGACCTAGATGCGGCCTCCGCTGCGGTCGCTGGCGCAGTTGGTGTTGCCGAGGCTGGTACATTAGCTGCCTCTAGTGGCGACGGAGTACGAGGAGCTGACATGCTATCGCCCTTGGCTTACTGCGCTACCTCCTGTGTCTGTATAGTATGGCGACAGGAGAGCACTGGGCAGACGCGCCCACGCCCGATACTCTCACACATGCGCGTCccacacgtgcgtgtgcgcgcgcgagagaaagagagagaacgaggcGTAATACACCAAGCAAGGTGGGGGGTGAGAGAAGCGATGGAGCGTGGCCAATGAGCTGCTTCCAGCTCCCGAGAGACCGTGAAAGGTGGGCTGCTCAATGACTGCCGGCGTCGCCACAAAGTTCCTCGCTTGCGCACaaggcagcggtgcatcggCCTGTTCACCaaggagaggtggtggtaaTGCtaggggcgggggtgggggcaccgTCAATTTGTGCACACCCTTTTCAGACTTGCGTATGCGAGTGTACGCCAGCATGACGAGGCAGGTGCACTGCACCGTGTGCCGCTAGGCGCGTCGAGCGCacccacacatgcacgcacacacactggcAACGACATATGAATGTACCCAGCTACCAAGGGGGCATCATCACTTCTTTGTGTGctttccttctccccccgcccgctcacacacacacacacggggaAGCGCAGCGGTCAGCTGTGAagagcacagcagcagcagctctcaCCTCCCACCcctacacagagagagagagagacgtgcacagacgcacacgcttTTCATCAGAGCGGACGGCTGCGCTTGCGCCGCAGGAGAGAGCACTCCGACCGCGAGTGTCCCGTTTCGTTGCAGAAGTTACAGTAGGAATACGCTGACCcgtgcgccgtcgcgcgcggCACCGCGTTTGACGAGGCTGTCGCCTGCATCTCGCTCAGCCGCTCCGTCATGTGTGTCACCTGGCGGGTGTGGTCGCGAGCCCGCTCTTCGGCAGTTTTGCGTGACTCTAGCGCCGCCGGCAGGACTTCGGCGAGGAGCCGCGCTGCATCCACGTGCTTGGGGTCGAGCTTGACACACTTGGTCAGCGCGTCGTACGCATCGCCAACCTTCTTGAGCTTCGCTTTTGCAGCACCGAGCCGGTAGAAACCACGGGCGTACGTGTCATCCGCCTTGATAGCCTCCAGCGCGTCATCGGCGCTCTCCTCGATGCGCTCGGCGCGGAAGTACGCGGCGCTGCGATTGCTCAGCAGCGTTGCCTTCTCCCTCGAGGTGCCGGTAGAGGGGAATAAATCGAGCGCCTTTCCGAAGTGTCGAATGGCCTCGAGATAGCTCGTCTTCTGCATGGCCTCCATCGCGCGCTCAAGGCTCTTCTCGTAGTAATAGGCGTCCTTCGCCTCTGCGCTGGCCACTCCACGGCCAGCCTGCACGAGTGCGTGACAGCGCCGGGCCCCTTCCACATACGTGGAGCTATTTGCATCCAGCCTTCTGGCCGCCGAGTAGTAGAGGGAAGCCTCGCTGTAATGCTTTAGACCCTCttcggcggctgcgacgcGGCCATGCGCCTTGGCATTGTCGGGCTGCAAGCCGATGACCTCCCGCGCAACCTTGCTCGACATCTCATAGTTCTTGAGTGCCGCGTAACAGGCACTGATATTGTtgagcgcgcgcgctcgcacctctgctgctgccccatCCAACGCCTCTATCGCGGAGTACGCGCTGATCGCCTCGTGGTACTTGCCCGCGCTGAAGAGCGCACCGGCCCTCTTGAACTCAGCCTCGTCGGACATGCACGTGCACCCTTCAAGAACAAGGCGATGCCACTGAGAGACGGGCGGACGGCGCATGCATGCCAGTAAACGCGCGCatgggtgggagggggaggggggagagcgaAGATGTCGAAAATGGTGAATGAGAGAAAGCGATGCGCGGTTTGGTGGGGTGGGATGGTGGAGGGAGCACGGAAGAGTTTTGCGCAGCCGGGTGCCCTCCGTGATTCCTGCATCCTCCGCTACACAGGTAACGTAACGCCTTGatttctgtgtgtgtgtgtgtgcgtgtgttcatGATagcacactcacacactcGTAACTTGCGGCCCTGCACCCTTTCCgagaagcgagagaaaaGGACAGTGAAGGGCAACGATAGGCAGCGTCGACCGCACTGCATCTCCTCGACCTCGTCTTCCAACATCCACGCACAGCTTGGCGCGCCGTTGGCGACAGACGCGCAGATGATGCACCACTTGCCACTGGTGCCCAGCCACCGGACTGAAAGAGAGGCGTTTTGTGTGTTGTTTTGGTTTCTTTGGTTGCTGTGAAGCATCACGTTGTGTCGGCACTGCTGTTCGTACGGCAGCCTCCTGTACGATTGAAATGCTGTGACAGGGTTCTCGCCCTTTcacacacgccgccgcccccccccccacacacacacatacacatatacacagGCAGTGCACCCTCACCGAAGAAGATGCCCggaccgcagcagccattACCACACCGTGGCAATAGCACCACAAGGCTCCTTGTGCCCAGTCGGCCATCTCCACGGCTCGacacctccctctccctaGAGCGGCTTACCAAGAAAGATAATCATACCGATGAGCACGATAAGGATGGCGCAAAGTACTGCATACGTTATCCGACGAGACTTGCCAAGCCTCTCGATCACGCGCTGCAACTTCCATCTCATGCTTGCCATCTTCGCCTCGTTCTTCGCTGCCTTATCCATGTGCCGCTGCATTCTCTCCTGCGTGTCGAGTTGGTGTTGAATGCCCTGCGAGTTCTCATCGACGCGCTGCACACCGAGCTGAATCCTTTCAAGCGCCGCATCGATGCGCTGCGTTTCGTCGAAAAGGTCGCGAATTTCTTCGTCTTGGGCGACGTTGAAGCCGCTACTGCTGCCCAAGCCCGCGGATATACTGTAGAGTGCACGGGTGACTTGCTGTATGGCGGTAGCCTGCCCCTGCAGCTTGCCCAGCAACTCCGCTCCCCATTCCGTGCCATCCGGTCCGTGTAAAACGCCCCTACGCGGAGTTGCGCTGATACGCAGTCCACAGGTCACGCTGCTTCACTGGTAGCAGCTTCAGCATCTCGTGGGCTAGTTCGACCTCCTTCGATACCTCCGCGTCCAGCTCCTTCGAGAGCGGGTTCTTCGCATAGAAGTCGATGGCGCGACTGTAGGCCTTGCACGACGCGCCGATGCCGTCATACTCCTCCTTCGGGGTGCAGTATGCGTAGCTGAGCTGCACCTGGGCACGACGCATCAGGGCCCTGAAGAAGGGCAGGCGTGAATCCTCCTCCAATACATCCGGAATGACATGCGTCGTGGGATGGCGCCATGTTTCGCAGAAGCGTTCGTAGTACCCCAACGTCTTGCGCACCACTGCGTTGAACGCGTTGTCGGTGAGCGGCTTCTCATCGGGTTGTGGTTGTTTGCGCTGCTGAGCCCGCAGCCGCATCTGGTCCTCGTAGAGAGAGCCGAGGTCGTACAGCAGCTGTCGCACTACCACCGGGTATGCGTTGAAGCTGAGCTGATCTGGAAACTCCTCGAGTAGGCGTGTCTGCCGCTGCATCATGGCGATGCGGCGTGCGCGATTCGGCTCGAATAACTGCAGCGCGGCATACAGCTGCACCATATCACGCGCAACGTCGATGCGCTCGGTGCAGAACGACTCGAAGGGACGgcacgcctgcgccgcctgcagccATTTGATTCCTTCCTTAAAGCACTCGCGCGCCTCATCGAAGGTGGTGATAGGCGGCtggggctgcagcggcggcatcccAGGGAAGTCACGCCAAGAtttctgcagctgcgcgagcatGTCATCGTTCTCGCTGTCTGGCTCACGACCCGTGAGAAGTTGACCATAGTGGTGCAGGCGATGAAGATAGAAACGACCAAAGGCCCACGCAACCAGTCCCTTGGCCTCCTCTGGTTCCTCGCTGACCGGCATCAGCTTCTGCCCGGCGACGAGGCAGTGAAACGCCTTGTCGTAGGCGAAGTGGCTGCTGTAAAATCCGCTGAGCTGAAGCGCGTTGGTAGCCCACGATTTCCGGTTGAACTCCTGCTTGTTCAGAAGCTGGAAGTGCAAAGTACGATGGCAGTACtgggaggcggtggcagcatTCTGCTGTGCGGTGTGCAGCTGTGCCATGAAGAAGAGCGTAGCGGTGTAGCTGCTGTCCATGTAGAAGCGCAGGAGTATCGGCGCCACGCGGTCAGCCGAGATCTCGTCGGTGCGGAGGGTGCCGTCTTCGCTGACGGGCACCTCCGCAATGTCACAGTGGACTGGCTGGCCTTCCCACCAAGCGGCCCACTCGTTGTAAAGAGCTTCTGCTCGGTCTAGCACTGTCTTGGCTTTGCCCAGGTCCGCTTTGGAAAAGTAAAAACCGAGTGCGTTGTGTACGGCCATGTACCCCACGCACCCTGCATACCCAGAAGACGCTGCAACTGTGCACACGGCTGAGGTGGTGTTGAGAATGGcgtcctgctccaccgcctgCACGTTGCGAACGGCATCGGTGgatggcagcgccgccgtcacgcaCCACTGCATCACCTGATAAGCACGGCAAATCTCCGTGTagccttcctcttcctcctccacctccatcaTTGTCGTGCCGATGAACACGAGACATCGGCACAGTTGCTCGAGCGCGCGCGATGAGGGCTCGTCGCGGTAGACATTCACGATCGTgtcacgcagctgctccgcttGGTGGCGCGCCTCGAACTTCGGCTCAAAGATGTTAGAGGCAGGCCCCTCGCTGGCGCTGAGTATCTTGATTGCCTCGAAGGCAGCGTGGAAGTTAAGCTCGTCCATTCACCGACGGAGACGAGCGAGGAGATGATTGAGGCGTCTGCGGTGGAAGTGATGCGGTGTGATGGAGATGAtagggagaaggagggaggcggggccgggaagggggggggttgagCCtcgagaaagaggggagggggtcgacTCTATTTCGGCTCTGAGACCTCTTCCTTCTTGGGGTATGTGCGGATAGACGcagtggggagggagggggtcgcAGTATGCAAGCATTTTCGGGGAGGAGTCGATGCACAGTCGGGCTGAGCTCACATTACATCCCACCAAGCCGTCCAGTCATGTTctcgagggaggaggagggtgggggatTGCCATGGCCTCATGCAGCAATGCTCTGCTCCAGTGCCACAACGTCACAGGGAGAGAAGTGTACGACGTATGTGCAGCATCGAGTGCCCTGCATGTGTGCGGGTTTTTGGACTCTCGCACACGCGGATGGAGCATAGCATTATCATCCTTTTTCACGCAACACTCAGCTTAGCGTCTTCAGCACACACAGCCGTGACTCGGGTttcgccctctctccacgCTTTCGCACTTGGATGTCGTCGATGTGTCGCTGTTGCGCGCATAGGTgtacgcatgtgtgcgtgtgtaacGCGGGCCgctacgcacacacgcacacgtgacCACTTAATGGTGACTTAGCAACAGATGCTCAATAACCTGCTTGGTGTACCTCTGACTTCTCTACCACAGTGTTGCCGCCATTCGATACGGCTGGGAAACTCCGGAGAGGGGACGAGCCCAGGggaagacggagagagagagagagagacaagaacACACGAAAAGGAGTAGCTCAGCCCGCCTGCGTGGGTGGTTGCCAGCGGGGCGTGACAGAGAGCAGACGAGAGAGGTGGGGAATGGAGAACAAATCTAGTGTGCGCATCTGGAAAAGGGACAGCTAATAGAACGTTCGCCGGCGAGACTGTCGCCCAGCCTATGAAGCGCTTTCATAGCAATCacactgctgctggtggcagTTTTGTTCACAtgcacggaggcggtgccAGTGCTAGTAGGACACCGCACGTACAACGTCACCGCTCCTCGATCGACCATcgttctcccctctctccctgcccagctgctgcactcTCCGCCACCCTCTTCGACACACCTGACCACCCGTCAATCGACACAGACATGCATATTATTCATCCTTACCCGATCTGTCCCTTCATCCTCGAACGCTGATAGGTGAGACAGGGATACACATTGAGTGAGACATCGTCTACCAGCCCGTCTCGTCTTCGTTatccgcgacggcggcgccacccctGTCCTCGAAGTTATCGAGATCGAGGCCGCTCTGCGTAACAGGCGCCTTCTCTACCGGCTTCAGCTTTGCCTTCGCTGCGCGCTtgagctcctcgcgcagACGGTGTACCCTGTCTGCTTCCTCGTTCAGGAGATGCGTGCTTGTCAGGTGGTTGGTCAAGCGCTGAAAAACTTCGACGATCAGCTTGTCGTAGTGGCCGGAGTCGGAAAAGGACGTGAGACGGTCTGCAATCATGGTGCCTACCCGCTCAACATCCGCATCTGAAGCCAGCTTATGGTTTCCAATCAGCTCCTCCGAATCTCCTCCGGAGAGAAGAGCACTACCCGAGGCGATGTCGTTGGCCACCTGCCGCATATCAGCCATCGCGCGCTCCACATCCTCTGGtactgcctcctcctcctcttccttcttcaCCGGAGCACGCGTGGCCAGCTTCTTTTCCAAGCGGGCTTGTCGAGCTGCCTCCTCGGCGACGGCCCtctgctcttcctctgcgGCCTCGGCTTCCCAGTCatccgcggcgtcgtcgtaCTCGTCATCTTCATATCCGTAGTTGCTGTGCACATCATCGTCGTGGTAGTCGTCCATGATGCTCTGCTAAAGGCTGGGAGTAGGAGAGGTTTGCGTTGGTGGGTAAGAGATGTCGCCACAGCTGCGTTGTTGTTCTCTTGATGCGTGAGAGACAATGCTCAGCGCAGAttctgtgtgcgtggtgcgagacttagtgtgtgtgtgtgtgcgtatgaAAGGGCGGTGGTCAGGAGAAAGAAGGCAAGGGACAGGGTGAAAGAAACTGGAACAAGCGGCATAATCACGAGGAACGCGGTTCAGCGCCTCGTGCACCGAGGCTTCAGCCTCCGtgcgaggagagagggaagggggggggacggcgGGCGGCAGCCGGCGAAGAAGAGGGCAGTGGTGGTAGTGTAGTACGACTGAAAGCCGCGACCGTCCTCTCTGTAGCTTGTCTCACCTCTACACATccccgctgctgtgcgttcGCACTCCTTTCCTCTACCGCTATCCTTCTTCACAAGGCGATACTGCATCCCATCCATTCTCCTTGCGCTTACCACACATGTCTccaacacacaaacacacggaagtgcacacacagacagcgaCTCGCACATACATACTATGCACATCTACATgtatatagagagagatacatgtatatatgtgcGAGTTGGAGTGGCTACAGTCCTGCCCTGCACACTCttctgctttctctctcagCCCTCTGCCCTCGTCGCTCCGACTTCCgtgacgcgcgtgcacgccaGCGTACACAAAGCGGTGCCGTCATCCAAATAAGAGGCGCAATGGGTGTGGGGGAGGCGGTGACATGAGCACAGAAGAAGACATAGACATCCCACATGCGACAACATCACTCGACACGACGCAGAAAGCCAAACAAGACATAACACATAGAATAGTGGGAGCGAGAAGTGCGCGCCAGAGCAGGAGAGCAACAAGGATGTCcagcccctcctccgccacggCACGCAGAACACACCGCAAATAGGCTCACACAGTTCCTACTTCGTGGCGAAGAGCTCAGCCATGTGCTTGCCAAGGTGCGCCGGCGAGTCGGAGATGGtcacgccggcggcgcgcagcgcatcctTCTTGCCCTTCGCGGTGCCCATCCCGCCAGACACGATAGCACCGGCGTGGCCCATGCGGCGGCCCGGCGGCGCAGTCGCCCCGCCGATGAAGGACACGATCGGCTTCTTGATCGGGCTGTTCTTGATGAAGTCTgccgcttcctcctccgcggtgccgccgatCTCGCCAATC is part of the Leishmania major strain Friedlin complete genome, chromosome 25 genome and encodes:
- a CDS encoding putative RNA triphosphatase gives rise to the protein MSAPRTPSPLEAANVPASATPTAPATAAEAASRSPGDGEASPDPHPLLEVAASLLARLKPFLSESHIEVEARLCNLGQPQKRARESTQKAPVGATPTSIPSRDAPRIVKDGHLRIQVGVSAEDFSRMKAHVAEEAEALPFQQSVTEDVITKTGRYTYAVAEDGSESFVGCIAKRRLCNVEVLVPGCPYDIRVSISTEVPSAATSAPAVKPQGYVRRKRRWTATSGSFEYAFTRVGADDQQCPNFEVEIEGVHANSQTGVTEAWLADLLCRLLALARLKGNTGLPQKRAHGEHQ